In a genomic window of Allomeiothermus silvanus DSM 9946:
- the perR gene encoding manganese-dependent transcriptional regulator PerR, translating into MAIQRLTRQRKAVLEVVKQAHNHPDAAWVYQEVRKIVPNISLGTVYRTLDTLVEEGHLIPLTRAGEATRYDANTDGHLHMICEQCGEIIDLDTQIPDVLSEVRSRFPHLEIKSASLEYHGLCEHCRGHLES; encoded by the coding sequence ATGGCGATTCAGCGGCTCACCCGTCAGCGTAAAGCGGTGCTGGAGGTGGTCAAGCAGGCCCACAACCATCCCGATGCAGCCTGGGTCTACCAAGAGGTACGCAAGATAGTCCCCAACATCAGCTTGGGAACCGTCTATCGCACCCTAGACACCCTGGTCGAGGAAGGCCACCTGATCCCGCTCACCCGCGCCGGGGAAGCCACCCGCTACGACGCCAACACCGACGGCCACCTGCACATGATCTGTGAGCAGTGCGGCGAAATCATCGACCTGGATACCCAGATACCCGACGTGCTGAGCGAGGTTCGCTCCCGGTTTCCCCACCTCGAGATCAAGAGCGCAAGCCTCGAGTACCACGGCCTGTGCGAGCACTGCCGAGGGCACTTGGAATCCTGA
- the hemC gene encoding hydroxymethylbilane synthase — MRVIVIGTRGSLLALAQTRWVVERLKENWPEVEFRTKTITNRSEDPAAGLQDALRKREIDIALHALRDLPPAQADGLHLTAVTRRVDPREAFVGRSAKRLEDLPDGAVVGAPSLRRKAQLLAYRPDLVVRETKGDVDDQLEALGTGEYDAIIMPAGSLLRLDLRNRIDQFVDPEILLPAPGQGALGLEVRLGDDYAEELAYSLNHRPSSDRVCAERAFVAALGVGLEAPVAALAFVEDDGTLRLEGGVFSPDGREMIRGEIEGDASEAVELGSELAQDLLAEGGKEILEQAKVR; from the coding sequence ATGCGCGTCATCGTAATCGGCACGCGGGGAAGCCTGCTTGCCTTGGCCCAAACCCGCTGGGTGGTGGAACGCCTCAAAGAAAACTGGCCGGAGGTCGAGTTCAGGACCAAAACCATCACTAACCGCAGCGAAGACCCCGCTGCTGGCTTGCAAGACGCTTTGCGTAAGCGCGAGATTGATATCGCCCTGCACGCGCTGCGGGACTTGCCCCCGGCCCAAGCCGACGGGCTTCACCTCACCGCGGTGACCCGCCGGGTTGACCCCCGCGAGGCCTTTGTAGGGCGCAGCGCCAAGCGCCTCGAGGATCTCCCGGATGGTGCAGTAGTCGGGGCTCCTTCACTGCGCCGTAAGGCCCAGCTTCTGGCCTACCGCCCAGACCTGGTGGTGCGCGAGACCAAGGGCGACGTGGACGACCAGCTCGAGGCTTTGGGTACCGGCGAGTACGACGCTATCATCATGCCTGCGGGAAGCTTGTTGCGGCTCGATCTGCGCAACCGCATAGACCAGTTCGTGGATCCCGAGATCCTGCTGCCCGCGCCGGGGCAAGGGGCACTGGGGCTCGAGGTGCGCCTAGGCGATGACTACGCCGAGGAACTGGCCTACAGCCTCAACCATCGCCCCTCTAGCGACCGGGTCTGCGCTGAGCGGGCCTTCGTGGCCGCTCTAGGGGTGGGCCTCGAGGCTCCGGTAGCCGCCTTGGCCTTTGTTGAGGACGACGGAACCCTACGGCTCGAGGGTGGGGTCTTCTCCCCCGATGGCCGCGAGATGATCCGTGGGGAGATCGAAGGCGACGCATCAGAGGCTGTCGAGCTGGGCAGTGAACTGGCCCAGGACTTGCTAGCTGAGGGTGGGAAGGAAATCCTCGAGCAGGCTAAGGTGCGTTAG
- a CDS encoding [LysW]-lysine hydrolase, translated as MAEPHLEPVEFLRGALEIPSVSGSEREVAKYLAAGMKRLGMKAWVDEADNARGVLGHGPLQVVLLGHIDTVAGVVPVRIEGEKLFGRGAVDAKGPFVTFVLAVAGLPGSALEAATFHLVGATEEEAPSSKGARYVADKLKPDYVIIGEPSGWQGITLGYKGRLLVRARREKDHFHSAHQEANAAEELISYFTSIKAWVEAMNVGVRAFDQVQYTLRDFRIQPAELKQKAELLFDLRLPPRLQPEEAIRHLMAYAPPTIDLDFSGREVPYVGPKDTPLTRALRLGIRAQGGTPVFKYKTGTCDMNVLAPHWAVPMIAYGPGDSILDHTPIEHVEIPEFLKGIAALRTALEALVRQARPAPQPHTPLG; from the coding sequence ATGGCAGAGCCTCACCTCGAACCGGTCGAATTCTTGCGCGGAGCCCTGGAGATTCCCAGTGTCTCCGGCTCTGAGCGCGAGGTCGCCAAGTACTTGGCGGCGGGGATGAAGCGCCTGGGGATGAAAGCCTGGGTGGACGAGGCGGATAACGCCCGGGGGGTGCTGGGTCACGGCCCCTTACAAGTGGTGCTCTTGGGGCACATCGACACCGTAGCCGGGGTGGTGCCGGTACGCATCGAGGGGGAGAAACTCTTCGGGCGGGGAGCGGTGGACGCCAAAGGGCCCTTCGTGACGTTCGTGCTGGCGGTAGCCGGATTGCCGGGAAGTGCGCTCGAGGCCGCCACCTTTCACCTAGTCGGCGCGACCGAGGAAGAAGCCCCCAGCTCCAAAGGGGCCCGTTACGTGGCCGACAAGCTCAAGCCGGATTATGTAATCATCGGGGAGCCCTCGGGCTGGCAGGGGATCACGCTAGGGTACAAGGGCCGCCTGCTGGTGCGAGCCCGGCGCGAAAAAGACCACTTCCACTCCGCTCACCAGGAGGCCAACGCCGCCGAGGAACTCATCAGCTACTTCACCAGCATCAAGGCTTGGGTAGAGGCCATGAATGTGGGAGTGCGGGCTTTTGATCAAGTGCAGTACACCCTGCGCGACTTCCGCATCCAGCCCGCCGAACTCAAACAGAAAGCCGAGCTGCTCTTTGATCTGCGGCTCCCGCCCCGGCTCCAACCCGAAGAAGCCATCCGCCACCTGATGGCCTATGCCCCCCCCACCATCGACCTCGATTTCTCCGGGCGTGAGGTCCCCTACGTGGGGCCCAAGGACACCCCACTCACCCGAGCCCTGCGCCTAGGCATCCGGGCGCAGGGGGGAACCCCGGTGTTCAAGTACAAAACCGGGACCTGCGACATGAACGTGCTGGCCCCCCACTGGGCAGTTCCCATGATCGCCTACGGGCCGGGGGACTCGATCTTGGACCACACCCCGATTGAGCACGTGGAGATCCCCGAGTTTCTCAAGGGGATCGCCGCCTTGCGCACGGCGCTCGAGGCCCTGGTGCGGCAAGCCCGCCCGGCTCCCCAGCCCCATACCCCCTTGGGTTAG
- a CDS encoding YbhB/YbcL family Raf kinase inhibitor-like protein has translation MIRKHVVMMWGVLGLALAQGGFRLELPGLSPQAPLRSVCEGRNVSPAVVPLEVPARTQSLALIFWDSAKGALIARWLVYDIPPAARLSPGLPRAALLTHGIKQGQNGLGRLGYDAPCQPGMYQVDLYALDVPSLGLPPGATLHEVKAAIQRHRLAEAIRKVSLER, from the coding sequence ATGATACGAAAGCATGTGGTGATGATGTGGGGGGTTTTGGGCTTGGCCCTAGCCCAAGGGGGGTTCCGGCTCGAGCTTCCCGGCTTGTCCCCCCAAGCCCCGCTTCGCTCGGTGTGCGAGGGGCGGAATGTCAGCCCGGCGGTGGTTCCTCTCGAGGTGCCCGCCCGCACCCAAAGCTTGGCCTTGATATTTTGGGATTCTGCTAAGGGCGCCCTCATCGCCCGCTGGCTGGTCTACGACATCCCTCCTGCGGCGCGACTTTCCCCCGGGCTGCCCCGGGCGGCTCTGCTGACCCATGGCATCAAGCAAGGCCAAAATGGCTTGGGGCGGCTCGGCTACGACGCCCCGTGCCAGCCAGGGATGTACCAGGTCGACCTTTACGCTTTGGATGTGCCTTCGCTGGGTTTACCGCCAGGGGCCACGCTGCACGAGGTCAAAGCGGCGATCCAGCGGCACCGCCTGGCGGAAGCGATCCGGAAGGTAAGCCTCGAGCGCTAG
- the folK gene encoding 2-amino-4-hydroxy-6-hydroxymethyldihydropteridine diphosphokinase has product MKGYIALGSNLGDRAGYLLLALSRLSSLPQTRLSRLSQVYQTDPVGPPVKSHSDPAMAGTQGQGPYLNMVAEIESGLEPQSLMQALLEIEKSLGRERTVRWGARTLDLDLLLYGEWVADIPQLTLPHPRLHERAFVLAPLCDLIPEARHPNLGMTYRQLLERVDSKGVRVWEKPL; this is encoded by the coding sequence GTGAAGGGGTATATTGCCTTGGGGTCCAACCTGGGCGACCGGGCCGGGTACTTGCTGCTGGCGCTCTCCCGCCTCTCGAGCCTCCCGCAAACCCGGCTGTCGCGCCTCTCGCAGGTCTACCAGACCGATCCGGTAGGCCCGCCAGTGAAGTCGCATAGCGACCCGGCGATGGCCGGTACTCAGGGGCAGGGGCCCTATCTGAATATGGTGGCCGAGATCGAGTCTGGCCTCGAGCCCCAATCCTTGATGCAAGCTCTCCTGGAGATCGAAAAATCCCTGGGGCGGGAGCGCACCGTGCGCTGGGGGGCTCGCACCCTTGACCTCGACTTGCTTTTGTACGGCGAATGGGTGGCAGATATCCCCCAGCTCACCCTACCCCATCCCCGTCTGCATGAGCGGGCTTTCGTGCTGGCCCCGCTGTGCGATCTGATCCCCGAGGCCCGGCATCCGAACTTGGGGATGACCTACCGACAGTTGCTCGAGCGGGTAGACTCAAAAGGAGTGCGGGTCTGGGAGAAACCCCTATGA
- the lysJ gene encoding [LysW]-aminoadipate semialdehyde transaminase LysJ — translation MQTITNWLEVEKQHDSGVYNKHDVVIVRGKGAHVWDSEGNEYIDCVGGYGVANLGHSNPAVVEAVKKQAETLMVLPQTLPNDKRAEFYAALTGILPKELRRVFPCNSGTEANEAAIKFAMMATGKRKFVAAMRGFSGRTLGSVALTYEPKYREPFGPYGHEVVFVPYNNVEALREAVDTNTAAVFLEPVQGEGGVRPATPEFLQAARQVTQERGALLILDEIQTGMGRTGKRWGFEHFGVVPDIVTMAKALGGGVPIGAAVMTEAVANAMPKGGHGGTFGGNPLAMAAGVAAIRYLEDTRLWERAAELGPWFMEELRQIDSPKVREVRGLGLMVGMELKEKSAPYITQLEREHHVLTLAAGPTVIRFLPPLVISKEDLERVVEAVRAVLSGNPKD, via the coding sequence ATGCAAACCATCACCAATTGGCTCGAGGTCGAAAAGCAGCACGACTCTGGCGTGTACAACAAGCACGACGTGGTGATCGTGCGGGGCAAAGGAGCCCACGTCTGGGACTCAGAGGGGAACGAATACATTGACTGCGTGGGCGGCTATGGGGTAGCCAACCTGGGGCATTCCAACCCCGCCGTGGTCGAGGCAGTAAAGAAGCAGGCCGAGACCTTGATGGTATTGCCCCAAACCCTCCCCAACGACAAGCGGGCCGAGTTCTATGCAGCCCTCACCGGCATCTTGCCTAAAGAACTCCGCCGGGTCTTCCCCTGCAACTCCGGCACCGAGGCCAACGAGGCCGCGATCAAATTCGCCATGATGGCCACCGGAAAACGCAAGTTCGTAGCGGCGATGCGGGGCTTCTCGGGGCGCACTTTGGGCTCGGTGGCCCTTACTTACGAACCCAAGTACCGCGAGCCCTTTGGACCCTACGGGCACGAGGTGGTGTTCGTTCCCTACAACAACGTCGAGGCCCTGCGCGAGGCGGTGGACACAAACACCGCAGCGGTGTTCCTCGAGCCCGTCCAGGGCGAAGGTGGGGTGCGCCCGGCGACCCCTGAGTTTTTGCAGGCGGCCCGCCAGGTTACCCAGGAGCGGGGAGCGCTGCTGATCCTCGACGAGATCCAGACCGGGATGGGGCGCACCGGGAAGCGCTGGGGCTTCGAGCACTTCGGGGTAGTGCCGGACATTGTGACCATGGCCAAGGCGCTGGGGGGCGGGGTACCGATCGGGGCAGCGGTGATGACCGAAGCCGTAGCAAACGCAATGCCCAAAGGCGGGCACGGCGGAACCTTTGGGGGCAACCCGCTAGCGATGGCCGCCGGGGTAGCCGCGATACGGTACCTCGAGGATACCCGGCTTTGGGAACGGGCCGCCGAACTGGGCCCTTGGTTTATGGAGGAACTGCGCCAGATCGACTCGCCCAAGGTGCGCGAGGTGCGGGGGTTGGGGCTGATGGTCGGGATGGAACTCAAAGAGAAATCCGCTCCCTACATCACCCAGCTGGAGCGCGAGCACCACGTCCTCACCCTGGCTGCCGGTCCCACCGTGATCCGCTTCTTACCGCCGCTGGTCATCAGCAAGGAAGACCTCGAGCGGGTGGTGGAGGCAGTACGGGCAGTGTTGAGCGGGAACCCCAAAGACTGA
- a CDS encoding alpha/beta fold hydrolase: MSTTLPQFDVPESLRLYRREVTAGGLRFHLYDAGRGPAWVLLHGLADEADSWRHVIPALAQTHRVIAPDLPGFGRTERPQRAYTPGFFVRAVAALLEELGLGEVALVGNSLGAEIAARLALERPRLVNRLVLVDGPSLGGGVSPALLRMLVPGLGERYYTRLRASQDEAYATLRPYYADLEALPPEDRAFLRERVWARVWSDGQRRAFFSTLRQAALASLTGGSRFREALKHLQVPTLIVWGEKDYIVPVAVGQALAALIPKAKLQVIPSCGHLPQQEKPEELVRLLLLPALLRREPLQPTFDLPDQV; the protein is encoded by the coding sequence ATGAGCACGACACTGCCGCAGTTTGATGTACCTGAGAGCCTCCGGCTCTATCGCCGGGAAGTCACCGCGGGCGGCCTGCGCTTCCACCTCTACGACGCCGGGCGCGGCCCCGCTTGGGTGTTGCTGCACGGCCTGGCCGACGAGGCCGACTCCTGGCGGCACGTGATCCCGGCGTTGGCCCAGACTCACCGGGTCATTGCCCCGGATCTTCCGGGGTTTGGCCGAACGGAGCGCCCCCAGCGGGCGTACACGCCAGGGTTTTTCGTCCGGGCGGTGGCGGCCCTGCTCGAAGAGCTTGGGTTGGGGGAAGTCGCCTTGGTGGGGAATTCCCTAGGAGCAGAGATCGCTGCGCGGTTGGCGCTCGAGCGCCCCCGGCTTGTGAACCGCTTGGTTCTGGTGGATGGCCCCAGCCTGGGAGGTGGGGTCTCGCCCGCCCTGCTGCGGATGCTGGTGCCCGGCTTGGGCGAGCGCTACTATACCCGCTTGCGGGCTTCTCAGGACGAGGCGTATGCCACCTTGCGGCCCTACTATGCCGATCTCGAGGCCCTACCCCCGGAGGACCGGGCTTTCTTGCGCGAGCGGGTGTGGGCCAGGGTCTGGAGCGACGGCCAGCGGCGGGCGTTTTTCTCCACCCTCCGCCAGGCGGCTTTGGCCAGCCTGACCGGGGGCTCGAGGTTTCGTGAAGCCCTAAAGCACTTGCAAGTACCCACGCTGATCGTCTGGGGCGAGAAGGATTACATCGTGCCGGTGGCCGTGGGACAGGCGCTGGCGGCGCTCATCCCTAAAGCCAAGCTCCAGGTCATCCCCTCCTGCGGGCATCTGCCGCAGCAGGAAAAGCCGGAGGAACTGGTGCGGTTGCTGCTACTGCCAGCGCTCCTCCGGCGCGAGCCCCTGCAACCTACGTTTGATCTCCCCGACCAGGTATAG
- a CDS encoding YraN family protein — MKGAWAEALAKKYLLAKGYTLLGQNRRTPYGELDLWMQDGPIYVAVEVKQRRSDNFGTPLEAITPAKLERMRLSVLYLLRRDDVMVRLEAVLVYGNPQRHRLEHLRLE, encoded by the coding sequence ATGAAAGGCGCTTGGGCCGAAGCCTTAGCCAAAAAATACCTGCTGGCCAAGGGCTACACGCTGCTAGGGCAGAACCGGCGCACCCCCTACGGCGAGCTCGATTTGTGGATGCAAGATGGCCCTATCTACGTAGCAGTGGAGGTCAAGCAGAGAAGAAGCGACAACTTCGGTACGCCCTTGGAGGCCATCACCCCGGCCAAGCTCGAGCGGATGCGCCTATCGGTACTCTACCTTTTACGCCGCGACGACGTTATGGTGCGGCTAGAGGCGGTTCTTGTTTACGGAAACCCCCAGCGACACCGCCTCGAGCATCTTAGGTTGGAGTAA
- a CDS encoding type III pantothenate kinase, translated as MLLAIDIGNTNITLGLYQGEQLGPRWRIATDPQRMPDEYGISLVNLLAFSGHSPAQVEAVVMASVVPPLTGTLVQAVQAYLGKKPLVVDSSVQTGVRVRYDDPSQVGADRIVDAAAVHKLYGGPACVVDFGTATTFDAITAEGDYLGGAIAPGIGIASEALFQRAAKLPKVDLQRPPSVIGRNTVHSMQSGLLFGYVGLVEGMVARFRAELGPQMKVIGTGGLAELIAQETPVIEIIAPWLTLDGLRIIWELNR; from the coding sequence ATGCTGCTGGCTATCGACATCGGCAACACCAACATCACACTGGGCCTGTACCAAGGCGAGCAGTTGGGGCCGCGCTGGCGCATCGCCACCGACCCCCAGCGCATGCCCGACGAGTACGGCATCAGCCTGGTCAACCTGCTGGCCTTCAGCGGCCACTCGCCCGCCCAGGTGGAGGCGGTGGTCATGGCCTCGGTGGTGCCGCCGCTGACGGGAACGCTGGTCCAGGCCGTGCAGGCTTACCTGGGGAAGAAGCCCCTGGTGGTGGACTCGAGCGTCCAGACCGGGGTGCGGGTGCGCTACGACGACCCCTCGCAGGTGGGCGCCGACCGCATCGTCGATGCCGCCGCCGTGCACAAGCTCTACGGCGGCCCGGCCTGCGTGGTGGACTTCGGCACCGCCACCACCTTCGACGCCATCACCGCCGAAGGAGATTACCTGGGGGGAGCCATCGCGCCGGGGATCGGGATCGCCTCCGAAGCCCTGTTCCAGCGGGCCGCCAAGCTGCCCAAGGTCGACCTGCAGCGGCCCCCCTCGGTCATTGGGCGCAACACCGTGCACTCGATGCAGTCGGGGCTCCTGTTCGGCTACGTGGGCCTGGTCGAGGGCATGGTGGCCCGCTTCCGCGCCGAGCTAGGGCCCCAGATGAAGGTTATCGGGACGGGCGGCCTGGCGGAACTCATCGCGCAAGAAACGCCGGTCATCGAGATCATCGCCCCCTGGCTGACCCTGGACGGCCTGCGCATCATCTGGGAGCTCAACCGGTGA
- a CDS encoding bifunctional folylpolyglutamate synthase/dihydrofolate synthase — translation MTDSLRWLLAQQRFVKPGLERIRALLGALHHPEQAYRSILVGGTNGKGSTTQALSHILRSAGYTVGTYTSPHLVRFGERIVVDGAEVSDDELEALLDEVRPLAEEVEASFFEIVTAMALLHFARQKVDWAVLEVGLGGRFDATNAVEPELSLITSIGLDHTEILGPTPGHIAREKAGIMRPGKPVLTGAEGEGLEVLKACATQVGAELRVLGEDFAVRGVTPQEAGLAFALEFGGESHLLHTPLLGPHQARNLALAAAAARGLGMGWEAIRVGLERVWHPGRLERLGENVLLDGAHNPEGAWALRQALKAHFPDKPLVLVLALSKDKDAPAIAQALGDLGPVILTRYASPRSRPPAELRAHFPGARIVENPLPALQKALSMIPRNGLVVVAGSLYLVGEIKRRLQGLAPEERWQ, via the coding sequence ATGACGGATTCGCTGCGCTGGCTCTTGGCCCAGCAACGGTTCGTGAAGCCGGGCCTAGAGCGCATCCGGGCTTTGCTCGGGGCGCTCCATCACCCCGAACAGGCCTACCGGAGCATTTTGGTGGGGGGCACCAACGGCAAGGGTTCCACCACCCAGGCGCTCTCGCACATCCTCCGATCTGCTGGGTACACCGTTGGCACTTATACCAGCCCGCACCTGGTGCGCTTTGGCGAGCGGATTGTGGTGGATGGAGCGGAGGTTTCAGACGACGAGCTGGAGGCTTTGCTCGATGAGGTCAGGCCCTTGGCTGAGGAGGTAGAAGCCTCGTTTTTTGAGATCGTCACGGCCATGGCCTTGTTGCACTTCGCCCGGCAAAAGGTGGACTGGGCCGTGCTCGAGGTCGGCCTCGGGGGGCGTTTCGACGCGACCAACGCGGTGGAGCCGGAGCTTTCCCTCATCACCTCGATCGGCTTGGACCACACCGAGATCCTGGGCCCGACCCCGGGCCATATTGCCCGGGAAAAAGCCGGGATTATGCGCCCCGGCAAGCCCGTCCTAACCGGGGCCGAGGGGGAAGGTCTCGAGGTCCTGAAGGCTTGCGCCACCCAAGTCGGGGCAGAACTCCGGGTGCTGGGGGAGGATTTCGCCGTTCGGGGGGTGACGCCACAGGAGGCCGGGCTTGCCTTCGCCCTCGAGTTTGGGGGGGAATCGCATCTGCTCCACACCCCCCTACTGGGCCCCCACCAAGCCCGTAACCTGGCCCTCGCCGCGGCGGCGGCCCGAGGGCTGGGCATGGGGTGGGAAGCGATTCGCGTAGGGCTGGAGCGGGTCTGGCACCCGGGTCGGCTCGAGCGCCTGGGAGAAAACGTCCTCCTCGACGGAGCCCACAACCCCGAAGGAGCCTGGGCACTGCGGCAGGCGCTGAAGGCCCACTTCCCCGATAAGCCGCTGGTGCTCGTGCTCGCCCTATCGAAAGACAAGGACGCCCCCGCCATCGCACAAGCCCTGGGCGACCTGGGGCCGGTGATCCTGACCCGCTACGCCTCCCCCCGCTCGAGGCCCCCCGCCGAACTGAGGGCCCATTTTCCAGGGGCACGGATCGTGGAAAACCCACTTCCGGCCTTGCAAAAAGCCCTATCTATGATCCCCCGGAACGGGCTGGTGGTGGTGGCGGGGAGCCTATACCTGGTCGGGGAGATCAAACGTAGGTTGCAGGGGCTCGCGCCGGAGGAGCGCTGGCAGTAG
- a CDS encoding menaquinone biosynthesis decarboxylase, with the protein MYKNLQAYLADLERRGELVRVREPVSAELEITEIADRLVKREGPAVLFERVEGKDFPLAIGLYGTAPRTARALGVPHLDALAEKVAKLLDINPGKGGLKAVFSLLPKLGELKGFFPRRVLRAPVQEVVLKGDAVDLSRLPVLKCWPLDGGPFLTLPLVITRDPSTGELNLGMYRMQVLDKQSTAMHWQLHKVGRRHFDTAKRLGKRLEVAVALGGDPILTYAATAPIPPIPGVNEFNLAGFLRGAPLELARGITVDLPVPAEAEFILEGYIDPAEDLVVEGPFGDHTGFYTLEDLYPRFHVTAITHRKNAVYPATIVGRPPMEDAYLIEASERLFLPAARLILPEIADYHMPPAGIAHNWVNVAIEKRYPGQAYKVAGGLLGLGQMMFAKVMVVLDKGQALKPGFPALLEALQHALPRRDTLVFRGPMDVLDHSSRAMGYGGKLIIDGTTKLEEEGGEVPFTPLAHRDLPALPGVRQAQWPGVWAATLEKTRAGQAKALAEKLLATPHSRGIRLLLLTDADTRLEPDELLWAVLNNIDPERDSWVMEGASGPVLVLDGTRKLAEEGFAREWPQKITMSPEVVRRVDERWEKLGLPPLPARDPVAAD; encoded by the coding sequence ATGTATAAGAACCTCCAGGCTTATCTAGCCGACCTCGAGCGCCGCGGCGAACTGGTGCGGGTAAGGGAGCCGGTCTCGGCGGAACTCGAGATCACCGAGATAGCCGATCGGCTGGTGAAAAGGGAAGGCCCGGCAGTCTTGTTCGAGCGCGTAGAGGGAAAGGATTTTCCCCTGGCGATCGGGCTTTACGGAACTGCCCCGCGCACCGCCCGCGCGTTGGGGGTGCCCCACCTGGATGCCCTGGCGGAAAAGGTCGCCAAGCTGCTGGACATCAACCCCGGCAAGGGCGGTCTGAAAGCGGTGTTTTCGCTCTTGCCCAAGCTGGGTGAACTCAAGGGCTTCTTCCCCCGGCGGGTCTTGCGGGCTCCGGTGCAGGAGGTGGTGCTAAAGGGCGACGCGGTGGACCTCTCGAGGCTCCCCGTGCTCAAGTGCTGGCCGCTGGACGGAGGGCCTTTCCTCACATTGCCCCTGGTGATCACCCGCGACCCCTCCACCGGCGAACTCAACTTGGGCATGTACCGGATGCAGGTGCTGGACAAGCAAAGCACCGCCATGCACTGGCAGTTGCACAAGGTCGGGCGCAGGCATTTTGACACCGCCAAGCGGCTGGGGAAGCGCCTTGAGGTCGCGGTCGCCCTGGGTGGCGACCCCATCCTGACCTACGCGGCCACCGCCCCCATTCCGCCCATCCCCGGCGTAAACGAATTCAACTTGGCCGGGTTTTTGCGCGGGGCTCCGCTCGAGTTGGCGCGGGGCATCACGGTGGACTTGCCCGTCCCCGCTGAGGCCGAGTTCATCCTTGAGGGCTACATCGACCCTGCTGAAGACCTCGTGGTGGAAGGGCCTTTTGGCGACCATACCGGGTTCTACACGCTCGAGGACCTCTACCCCCGCTTTCACGTCACCGCTATCACCCACCGCAAAAATGCCGTTTACCCAGCTACCATCGTGGGCCGCCCGCCGATGGAAGACGCCTACTTGATCGAGGCCAGCGAGCGGCTCTTTCTGCCCGCCGCCCGGCTCATCCTTCCCGAGATCGCCGACTACCACATGCCCCCCGCGGGCATCGCCCACAACTGGGTCAACGTGGCCATTGAAAAGCGCTATCCGGGGCAGGCCTATAAGGTCGCGGGCGGCCTGCTGGGGCTAGGGCAGATGATGTTCGCCAAGGTGATGGTGGTGCTGGACAAAGGCCAAGCGCTCAAACCTGGCTTCCCGGCACTCCTCGAGGCCCTCCAGCACGCCCTGCCGAGGCGGGACACGCTGGTGTTTCGCGGCCCTATGGATGTGCTCGATCACTCCTCGCGGGCCATGGGCTACGGTGGGAAGCTGATCATCGACGGTACGACGAAGCTCGAGGAGGAGGGCGGCGAAGTGCCCTTTACCCCGCTGGCCCACCGCGACCTGCCCGCCTTGCCGGGGGTGCGGCAGGCCCAGTGGCCGGGGGTGTGGGCCGCGACCTTGGAGAAAACCCGGGCGGGGCAAGCCAAAGCGCTGGCAGAAAAACTGCTCGCCACACCCCACAGTAGGGGAATTCGGCTCCTCTTGCTCACCGATGCCGACACCCGCCTGGAGCCCGACGAACTCCTCTGGGCGGTGCTGAACAACATCGACCCCGAGCGGGATAGCTGGGTGATGGAGGGGGCCAGTGGGCCGGTGCTGGTGCTGGACGGCACGCGCAAGCTGGCCGAGGAGGGGTTTGCTCGAGAGTGGCCGCAAAAGATCACCATGAGCCCAGAGGTGGTGCGGCGGGTGGACGAGCGGTGGGAGAAGTTGGGCTTACCTCCGTTACCGGCCAGGGATCCAGTCGCCGCTGACTAG